A DNA window from Xiphias gladius isolate SHS-SW01 ecotype Sanya breed wild chromosome 3, ASM1685928v1, whole genome shotgun sequence contains the following coding sequences:
- the sh2b1 gene encoding SH2B adapter protein 1 isoform X1, with protein sequence MNGSLLTPPSPRATNSSPLPPSPSPSPSPPSPSLLPLSPRPPPLPPLVSPPPQAHPSSLSDTPTPSPSPCLSWTEFCELHARVAAGDFARHFRAFLQENPHYSPDSAAAFCRRFTDRFVRHFQSELEGALPPSCASGRDEMVSWAPQSDATSLEEEAVSPLSATGGAVLPCPPNNTTRALSKPAPTRLVLENRSGDRFQDSYAHGQILPPSSSSSCCSSVGGNNGRREERGAMMAPGNGEAPVEEEEDSWLGVSSVGEDVDAEDREAAESTEVDSADPSHTPQIPPSSSSVTPPPDSKGNSTPNSSKNKLKKRFSLRSVGRSVRGSVRGILHWRSSSSDSAQSQLPSSYSYTMGVQDASFVSTSKRNSGTQPPTPTSSMPVSLSMPLSLPHSSSSSLPPSSSSSATSLSLSEAARDRRRSNGEGGEKEKWSHRLEKLRLSRSPPPVLTPTTAGSHSTSSTLPPSSAAAAAMGPPRKVGRLVREGGVSVSSSNDELSGSHGFSGFSFGLLHHGTDNNNAASASSAAAQTGPAQPLASGGNVPWRGGRWHKCRLVLRERDREGGDRGEEYYLEFFIPPKSSKPRLTVPCCSIVDVRSTTALEVPDKENTFLLQLEGSAQYVIETRDAVQMRAWLSDIRNGICLSEQEDAEGVCGGPLDISGTPEIVDRLSQVCYGGIGGSSPLMDPLPPELPPRAPLDEPDGRILGAGGASLGTPFAETPDATGSFLFSEVTSAEAVEHPLSECQWFHGTLSRLKAAQLVLAGGPASHGVFLVRQSETRRGEYVLTFNFQGKAKHLRLSLNEDGQCRVQHLWFQSIFDMLEHFRVHPIPLESGGASDVTLISFVGATAVRQPGMSEPNTPRLRIQRGIRQNHQQRSYRKQIKPLSDMAILKCWFHV encoded by the exons ATGAACGGCTCTCTTTTAACCCCGCCCAGCCCACGGGCGACAAACTCCTCTCCATTGCCTCCATCACCCTCTCCATCTCCGTCCCCACCATCTCCCTCTTTGCTGCCCCTGTCCCCTCGGCCGCCTCCTCTCCCACCTCTGGTGAGCCCTCCACCCCAGGCTCACCCATCCTCCCTCTCAGACACCCCCACACCTTCCCCCTCGCCTTGCTTGAGCTGGACCGAATTCTGTGAGCTGCATGCCCGCGTTGCAGCCGGTGACTTTGCACGCCACTTTCGGGCTTTTCTCCAGGAAAACCCCCACTACTCCCCAGATTCAGCAGCCGCCTTCTGCCGGCGCTTCACCGACCGCTTTGTTCGTCATTTCCAGAGTGAGCTGGAGGGGGCGCTTCCGCCGAGCTGTGCTTCTGGGAGGGATGAAATGGTGAGCTGGGCTCCCCAGTCAGATGCTACTTCCCTGGAAGAGGAGGCTGTCTCACCCCTCTCAGCAACCGGTGGAGCAGTCCTCCCGTGTCCCCCAAATAACACGACGCGGGCTCTATCCAAGCCTGCACCGACACGGCTGGTGTTAGAGAACCGCAGCGGGGACAGGTTTCAAGATTCTTATGCCCATGGCCAAATACTGCcgccatcctcctcctcatcgtGTTGCTCCTCAGTAGGAGGGAACAACGGGAGGCGTGAAGAGAGAGGGGCCATGATGGCCCCTGGGAATGGGGAAGCACCagttgaggaagaggaggacagctgGCTCGGGGTTTCGTCTGTTGGGGAGGATGTTGATGCAGAAGATCGGGAAGCCGCAGAGTCCACAGAGGTGGACAGTGCTGACCCCTCCCACACTCCTCAGATTCCACCTTCCTCATCCTCCGTCACTCCTCCGCCCGACTCCAAAGGTAACAGCACGCCCAACTCctccaaaaacaaactgaagaaacGCTTTTCACTGCGGAGTGTGGGTCGTAGTGTTCGGGGGAGTGTCCGGGGCATCCTGCACTGGCGAAGCTCCTCCAGTGACTCAGCCCAGAGCCAGCTGCCCTCCAGCTACAGCTACACTATGGGTGTGCAGGACGCTAGCTTTGTTTCAACCTCAAAGAGGAACTCTGGTACACAGCCTCCCACACCCACCTCCTCcatgcctgtctctctgtccatgCCCCTTTCCCTCCcccactcttcctcctcctctctgcctccctcatCTTCAAGCAGCgccacctctctgtctctttcgGAGGCTGCTCGGGACCGGCGGCGGAGCAACGGTGAAGGAGGTGAGAAGGAGAAGTGGAGCCATCGTCTGGAGAAGCTCAGACTGTCAAGATCCCCCCCTCCTGTCCTCACTCCAACCACCGCCGGCTCTCACTCCACGTCCTCCACTCTGCCTCCGAGCagtgctgccgctgctgccatGGGACCTCCGAGGAAGGTGGGCCGGctggtgagggagggaggggtgagcGTTAGCTCGTCCAACGACGAGTTAAGTGGGAGCCACGGCTTCTCTGGCTTTTCGTTTGGTCTGCTGCATCACGGTACGGACAACAACAACGCTGCCTCAGCTTCATCTGCAGCAGCTCAGACAGGACCAGCGCAGCCTCTGGCCAGTGGAGGGAACGTGCCCTGGAGAGGTGGACGCTGGCATAAATGTCGTCTGGTCctcagagagagggacagagagggtgGTGATCGGGGAGAAGAGTACTACCTGGAATTCTTCATTCCACCAAAA TCGTCAAAGCCCCGGCTGACTGTCCCCTGCTGCTCAATCGTGGATGTGAGGAGCACCACGGCGCTGGAGGTCCCTGACAAGGAGAACACATTTCTGCTGCAG CTGGAAGGCTCGGCGCAGTATGTGATCGAGACACGAGATGCTGTTCAGATGAGAGCCTGGCTGAGCGACATCAGGAACGGCATCTGTCTCAG TGAACAGGAAGATGCtgaaggtgtgtgtggggggccGTTAGACATCAGTGGAACTCCCGAGATTGTTGACCGTCTTTCACAAg tgtgttaTGGAGGTATTGGAGGCTCCTCACCTCTGATGGATCCTCTCCCACCGGAGCTGCCACCTCGAGCCCCTCTCGACGAACCGGACGGCCGTATTCTCGGGGCAGGCGGGGCTAGCCTGGGCACACCTTTTGCTGAGACGCCAGATGCCACAG GGTCCTTCCTGTTCTCTGAGGTGACGTCTGCGGAGGCGGTGGAGCACCCTCTCAGTGAGTGTCAGTGGTTTCACGGCACCCTGTCCCGCCTCAAAGCCGCTCAGCTGGTGTTGGCTGGAGGCCCGGCGAGCCACGGCGTCTTTCTGGTTCGCCAGAGCGAGACACGGCGCGGAGAATATGTCCTCACCTTTAACTTTCAGGGCAAGGCCAAG CACCTCCGTCTGTCCCTGAATGAGGACGGTCAGTGTCGAGTGCAGCACCTCTGGTTCCAGTCCATCTTCGACATGTTGGAGCACTTCCGGGTGCACCCAATCCCCCTGGAGTCTGGCGGCGCCTCAGATGTCACGCTCATCAGCTTCGTGGGTGCCACCGCAGTTCGCCAGCCAGGTATGAGCGAGCCCAACACTCCGCGTTTAAGAATACAAAGAGGCATAAGGCAAAACCATCAACAGAGGTCATACAGGAAACAAAttaagcccctttcagacatggcaattttaaaatgttggtttCATGTCTGA
- the sh2b1 gene encoding SH2B adapter protein 1 isoform X2: protein MNGSLLTPPSPRATNSSPLPPSPSPSPSPPSPSLLPLSPRPPPLPPLVSPPPQAHPSSLSDTPTPSPSPCLSWTEFCELHARVAAGDFARHFRAFLQENPHYSPDSAAAFCRRFTDRFVRHFQSELEGALPPSCASGRDEMVSWAPQSDATSLEEEAVSPLSATGGAVLPCPPNNTTRALSKPAPTRLVLENRSGDRFQDSYAHGQILPPSSSSSCCSSVGGNNGRREERGAMMAPGNGEAPVEEEEDSWLGVSSVGEDVDAEDREAAESTEVDSADPSHTPQIPPSSSSVTPPPDSKGNSTPNSSKNKLKKRFSLRSVGRSVRGSVRGILHWRSSSSDSAQSQLPSSYSYTMGVQDASFVSTSKRNSGTQPPTPTSSMPVSLSMPLSLPHSSSSSLPPSSSSSATSLSLSEAARDRRRSNGEGGEKEKWSHRLEKLRLSRSPPPVLTPTTAGSHSTSSTLPPSSAAAAAMGPPRKVGRLVREGGVSVSSSNDELSGSHGFSGFSFGLLHHGTDNNNAASASSAAAQTGPAQPLASGGNVPWRGGRWHKCRLVLRERDREGGDRGEEYYLEFFIPPKSSKPRLTVPCCSIVDVRSTTALEVPDKENTFLLQLEGSAQYVIETRDAVQMRAWLSDIRNGICLSEQEDAEGVCGGPLDISGTPEIVDRLSQVCYGGIGGSSPLMDPLPPELPPRAPLDEPDGRILGAGGASLGTPFAETPDATGSFLFSEVTSAEAVEHPLSECQWFHGTLSRLKAAQLVLAGGPASHGVFLVRQSETRRGEYVLTFNFQGKAKHLRLSLNEDGQCRVQHLWFQSIFDMLEHFRVHPIPLESGGASDVTLISFVGATAVRQPGRDRAGSRPTVCDVITTRHPDSPSTPISDCVLDQQTP, encoded by the exons ATGAACGGCTCTCTTTTAACCCCGCCCAGCCCACGGGCGACAAACTCCTCTCCATTGCCTCCATCACCCTCTCCATCTCCGTCCCCACCATCTCCCTCTTTGCTGCCCCTGTCCCCTCGGCCGCCTCCTCTCCCACCTCTGGTGAGCCCTCCACCCCAGGCTCACCCATCCTCCCTCTCAGACACCCCCACACCTTCCCCCTCGCCTTGCTTGAGCTGGACCGAATTCTGTGAGCTGCATGCCCGCGTTGCAGCCGGTGACTTTGCACGCCACTTTCGGGCTTTTCTCCAGGAAAACCCCCACTACTCCCCAGATTCAGCAGCCGCCTTCTGCCGGCGCTTCACCGACCGCTTTGTTCGTCATTTCCAGAGTGAGCTGGAGGGGGCGCTTCCGCCGAGCTGTGCTTCTGGGAGGGATGAAATGGTGAGCTGGGCTCCCCAGTCAGATGCTACTTCCCTGGAAGAGGAGGCTGTCTCACCCCTCTCAGCAACCGGTGGAGCAGTCCTCCCGTGTCCCCCAAATAACACGACGCGGGCTCTATCCAAGCCTGCACCGACACGGCTGGTGTTAGAGAACCGCAGCGGGGACAGGTTTCAAGATTCTTATGCCCATGGCCAAATACTGCcgccatcctcctcctcatcgtGTTGCTCCTCAGTAGGAGGGAACAACGGGAGGCGTGAAGAGAGAGGGGCCATGATGGCCCCTGGGAATGGGGAAGCACCagttgaggaagaggaggacagctgGCTCGGGGTTTCGTCTGTTGGGGAGGATGTTGATGCAGAAGATCGGGAAGCCGCAGAGTCCACAGAGGTGGACAGTGCTGACCCCTCCCACACTCCTCAGATTCCACCTTCCTCATCCTCCGTCACTCCTCCGCCCGACTCCAAAGGTAACAGCACGCCCAACTCctccaaaaacaaactgaagaaacGCTTTTCACTGCGGAGTGTGGGTCGTAGTGTTCGGGGGAGTGTCCGGGGCATCCTGCACTGGCGAAGCTCCTCCAGTGACTCAGCCCAGAGCCAGCTGCCCTCCAGCTACAGCTACACTATGGGTGTGCAGGACGCTAGCTTTGTTTCAACCTCAAAGAGGAACTCTGGTACACAGCCTCCCACACCCACCTCCTCcatgcctgtctctctgtccatgCCCCTTTCCCTCCcccactcttcctcctcctctctgcctccctcatCTTCAAGCAGCgccacctctctgtctctttcgGAGGCTGCTCGGGACCGGCGGCGGAGCAACGGTGAAGGAGGTGAGAAGGAGAAGTGGAGCCATCGTCTGGAGAAGCTCAGACTGTCAAGATCCCCCCCTCCTGTCCTCACTCCAACCACCGCCGGCTCTCACTCCACGTCCTCCACTCTGCCTCCGAGCagtgctgccgctgctgccatGGGACCTCCGAGGAAGGTGGGCCGGctggtgagggagggaggggtgagcGTTAGCTCGTCCAACGACGAGTTAAGTGGGAGCCACGGCTTCTCTGGCTTTTCGTTTGGTCTGCTGCATCACGGTACGGACAACAACAACGCTGCCTCAGCTTCATCTGCAGCAGCTCAGACAGGACCAGCGCAGCCTCTGGCCAGTGGAGGGAACGTGCCCTGGAGAGGTGGACGCTGGCATAAATGTCGTCTGGTCctcagagagagggacagagagggtgGTGATCGGGGAGAAGAGTACTACCTGGAATTCTTCATTCCACCAAAA TCGTCAAAGCCCCGGCTGACTGTCCCCTGCTGCTCAATCGTGGATGTGAGGAGCACCACGGCGCTGGAGGTCCCTGACAAGGAGAACACATTTCTGCTGCAG CTGGAAGGCTCGGCGCAGTATGTGATCGAGACACGAGATGCTGTTCAGATGAGAGCCTGGCTGAGCGACATCAGGAACGGCATCTGTCTCAG TGAACAGGAAGATGCtgaaggtgtgtgtggggggccGTTAGACATCAGTGGAACTCCCGAGATTGTTGACCGTCTTTCACAAg tgtgttaTGGAGGTATTGGAGGCTCCTCACCTCTGATGGATCCTCTCCCACCGGAGCTGCCACCTCGAGCCCCTCTCGACGAACCGGACGGCCGTATTCTCGGGGCAGGCGGGGCTAGCCTGGGCACACCTTTTGCTGAGACGCCAGATGCCACAG GGTCCTTCCTGTTCTCTGAGGTGACGTCTGCGGAGGCGGTGGAGCACCCTCTCAGTGAGTGTCAGTGGTTTCACGGCACCCTGTCCCGCCTCAAAGCCGCTCAGCTGGTGTTGGCTGGAGGCCCGGCGAGCCACGGCGTCTTTCTGGTTCGCCAGAGCGAGACACGGCGCGGAGAATATGTCCTCACCTTTAACTTTCAGGGCAAGGCCAAG CACCTCCGTCTGTCCCTGAATGAGGACGGTCAGTGTCGAGTGCAGCACCTCTGGTTCCAGTCCATCTTCGACATGTTGGAGCACTTCCGGGTGCACCCAATCCCCCTGGAGTCTGGCGGCGCCTCAGATGTCACGCTCATCAGCTTCGTGGGTGCCACCGCAGTTCGCCAGCCAG GCCGGGACAGGGCAGGCAGTCGGCCTACAGTCTGTGACGTCATCACCACGCGCCATCCTGACTCTCCATCAACCCCCATCTCTGACTGTGT ACTTGACCAGCAGACCCCGTAg